AAGCGAGATCGATCGTGACCGGATCGAGCTCGTCACCAGGCTCGATCGTTTCGAACGACGTGCTCATGCCGACTCCTTCTTCGCCGTCCGCTGCATCAGACGCGAGTCGACGTTCGCGATCAGCTCGTCGTTCTGATTGCGGATCTCTTGACGGAAGACGACGAACCACATCGACCCGCTCCGTCCTGTCTTCTCGTAGATCTCGGTGATTCGCGAGATCGCCGTCACCTGGTCCCCGGCGCGAATCGGAACGCCGAGCTCGATGTCCTTCCCGGCATCGAAGCCGTCGCGGGTCATGTGCTTCATCACCTCGGGAGGCATCCACTGCCCGCCGCGGAGTTTCACGACGTAGGTTGGAAAGGCGATCAGGGCGCCGTGCGGGCCGGCCTTCGCAGCTTCCTCATCGAGGTAGATGGGATCGTCGATGCCCAACGTGCGCGCGTACCGGATCAGATCCTCAGCATGGATCTGCTCGTACGTATAGCGATCGTAGACTTCTCCGATGAGGCTCTTGTCGATGTCCTCGAACGACATCGGAAGGAGGTTAACGACCGGGGGTCGGCTGCGCGAGTAGCCGCTCGACCTCGTCACGCAGCCGTTTCTTGTGGATCTTGCCGCTCGGGGCACGGGGTAGATCGGCGTGGATGACCAGCTGTTCGGGGAGCTTCCTGGTCGTGAGGTCCTTTTCGCGCAGGAACGACACGAGTTTGTCGAGGGTCGGTGCATCGGCGCCCGGGGTCAGACGGATGCAGGCGCACGCCCGTTCGCCGGTCTCGGCGTTGGAGATCGGCACGACCGCGACCTCGGCAACGGCGGGATGCGTGGCGATTAAATCCTCGATCTCCCGGGCACTGATCTTCTCGCCCTTGCGGACGATGATGTCCTTCACGCGCCCGGTCACGGTGAGATAGCCCGTGCGATCGATGACGCCGAGGTCACCGGTACGCAGGAAGCCCTCCTCGTCGAACGTCTCCGCGTTGAGGCTCGCGTCGGCGTAGCCGACCATACAGTCGGGGCCGCGAGCGCGGATCTCGCCTTCGACCCCGATCGCCGTCGGCGTCCCGTTCTCGTCGCATATGCGGATCTCCACGCCCTGGAGGGGGCGCCCCTCTGTGTCGAGCCCGCGAGACTCGGCGTCCTCGGCGTCGGTGGTGGAGATCGTGGGGAACTCGGACGAGCCGTAGACGCGCTTAGAAATCAGGCCGGGAAGCTTCTCTCGCGCGAGTCGCATCAATTCCGACGGGACACTCGCGCCGCCGCACGAGAACAGACGAAGGCTCGAGAGATCTCGCTTGCCGAGGTCGGGATGCGCGAGCATCTCTTGCAGGAAGGTCGGGGCGCCGATCATGTACGTTACACCTTCGGACTCGATTCGTTCGAGTGCGACGCCGGCATCCCATCGGTCCATGAGGATCGCACTCGTGCCGAGCAGGGCGGGCGCGAGAATGCCGTGGATGACTCCCGAGACGTGGGTGAGCGGGGAGGGCATCAGTACGCGGTCATCGGGGCCGAGCGCGTGTGCCACGCGAAGGCTCGCGAGTTCGGCGTCGAGAGTCTCGTGTGTGTGCATGGCGCCCTTCGGCGCTGCCGTCGAGCCCGACGTGTAGACGACCACCGCGAGGCTCGACGCATCGACCATGGGCACTTCCGTTTCGTCGGTCACAGCGAGAAGATGGGCGAAGTCCTCGGCCGGCGCTTCGGCGGGGCGTTCGGGTCGCGTGAACACGACGCGCGGCTCCCAGCTAGCGGCGGTCACGGCTTCCGCGAGGAGTTCGCGGTAGTCGATGTCGCCGCGTCGGTCCGGCATGACGATGACCTGCGGGGTCGTCTCCGACAGAATCAGCGCGACCTCGCGTGCCCGCAGGTGCGGGACGATCGGCACGGCGATGGCGCCGAGACGTACCGTCGCGAGAAGCGTGACCGCAGCCTCCCACCAGTTCGGCAGCTGGTAGGCCACCGCATCGCCCGGGCCGACGCCGCGGCGAGCGAGGCCGCTCGCGCATCGCCTTACCGCTCGGTCGAGTTGGTCGAAACGGAGGTGCGTTCCTCCGTCGACGAGCGCGATTCGATCGGGCTGTTGTGCGCACGTCACCTCGAACCTCTGGAAGAGGGAGATGCCGCGCCAGAGTCCGGAGGACCGATAGAGGTCGGCCAAGCCCCCTTTGGGCTTGTCATGTTTCATGCGAGCCAACGTCGTGGCTCCTACGCTTAGGTTCGCCCGAACGTCAAGAGCCGTCACTCCCACGCGGGGTCCAGCCACCGCCAGGCGATCAGGGTTGACACCATTTGTGGGCGAAATTTATAAGCCGGGGGCATCCTCCGCGCCTCCGAACTGGCGGCGGCGCAACCATTGCAAGGAATACCCACCTCTTATGAAGTTGATGCGCTTGCTGTCCGTGGCGGTCTCTCTGTTGGCAGCGTTCGCGGCGCCCTCCGGCGCCGCACGCGTCGTGGAGAACCTGTTCGCGGCAAAGCTGCTCGACGAGAATCGTGGGTGGGTCGTGGGTGCCTTCGGGGCCGTCTATCGGACGGACGACGGGGGGGCGACGTGGGATACCCAGAAGACGCCCACTCTGGATGACCTGTTCTCGATCGACTTTTCGAACGAGATGGATGGCGTCGTGGTGGGGAAGGCCGGAACAATCCTGCGCACCGACGACGGTGGGAGGACATGGACGAAGATCGATGGCGGCACGAATCGCAATCTTTTCGCAGTCGCGTTCGCGAGCCGCGACCACGTCTGGGCCGTCGGCGACTGGGGCGCGGTGTTCGAGTCGGTAGACGGCGGCGAGACGTGGAAGGATCGGACTCTCTCCGACGATATCGTGCTGACGGACATGGCCTGGGCCGATGCGCAGCACGGTGCACTGGTCGGTGAGTTCGGCAGCGTCCGTATCACCGACGACGGCGGCGTGACGTGGCGCCCGAGTGATGTTGGGACCGACAAGACGTTGTTCGGCGTGGACTTCAGGAGCCCCACCGACGGTTGGGTCGTCGGGATAGACGGCCTGATCCTTCGCACGCGGGACGGCGGCGAAACGTGGGATCTCCAGCGCGGGCAGCGCGGATCGTCTTCTCTTGCGGAACTCGGAGCCCTCGAGGCGCTTCGGAATCCGGGGCTCTACGACATCTCGTTCTCGGATGAATTCGGATACGTCGTCGGTGACATTGGCATGATGCTCGTCAGTGCGGATGGAGGAGAGAACTGGGCGGAGCACAAGTTGCCCGCCGAGATGGCGCTTCTCTGGGTGCGAGGTGTGTCGGCGGCGCCTGGCGACCACGCGGTCGTGGCCGGTGCGAACGGTCTCACGGCACGGTTCGATCGAGGTGAGGTCCTTCTCCAAAAGGGCGACGGCTGAGCCCGGGCGGGATCCACTAGATGCTCCCAAGGCACACGATCGAGGCCTACCTCTTCTTCCTGTTGCGGCACAAAGGAAAGATCACGCTCCTGATCGGCGCCATCACGGCCTTCTTCCTCTACTTCATGTGGTTTCACATGGCCGTGGCGACGAACTTCTTCGACCTCTACCCGCCGGGCCATCCGTACATCCAGCTCTACACGAAGTATCGTTCGATGTTCGGTACCGCG
This DNA window, taken from Candidatus Binatia bacterium, encodes the following:
- a CDS encoding MaoC family dehydratase N-terminal domain-containing protein; the encoded protein is MSFEDIDKSLIGEVYDRYTYEQIHAEDLIRYARTLGIDDPIYLDEEAAKAGPHGALIAFPTYVVKLRGGQWMPPEVMKHMTRDGFDAGKDIELGVPIRAGDQVTAISRITEIYEKTGRSGSMWFVVFRQEIRNQNDELIANVDSRLMQRTAKKESA
- a CDS encoding AMP-binding protein — its product is MKHDKPKGGLADLYRSSGLWRGISLFQRFEVTCAQQPDRIALVDGGTHLRFDQLDRAVRRCASGLARRGVGPGDAVAYQLPNWWEAAVTLLATVRLGAIAVPIVPHLRAREVALILSETTPQVIVMPDRRGDIDYRELLAEAVTAASWEPRVVFTRPERPAEAPAEDFAHLLAVTDETEVPMVDASSLAVVVYTSGSTAAPKGAMHTHETLDAELASLRVAHALGPDDRVLMPSPLTHVSGVIHGILAPALLGTSAILMDRWDAGVALERIESEGVTYMIGAPTFLQEMLAHPDLGKRDLSSLRLFSCGGASVPSELMRLAREKLPGLISKRVYGSSEFPTISTTDAEDAESRGLDTEGRPLQGVEIRICDENGTPTAIGVEGEIRARGPDCMVGYADASLNAETFDEEGFLRTGDLGVIDRTGYLTVTGRVKDIIVRKGEKISAREIEDLIATHPAVAEVAVVPISNAETGERACACIRLTPGADAPTLDKLVSFLREKDLTTRKLPEQLVIHADLPRAPSGKIHKKRLRDEVERLLAQPTPGR
- a CDS encoding YCF48-related protein → MKLMRLLSVAVSLLAAFAAPSGAARVVENLFAAKLLDENRGWVVGAFGAVYRTDDGGATWDTQKTPTLDDLFSIDFSNEMDGVVVGKAGTILRTDDGGRTWTKIDGGTNRNLFAVAFASRDHVWAVGDWGAVFESVDGGETWKDRTLSDDIVLTDMAWADAQHGALVGEFGSVRITDDGGVTWRPSDVGTDKTLFGVDFRSPTDGWVVGIDGLILRTRDGGETWDLQRGQRGSSSLAELGALEALRNPGLYDISFSDEFGYVVGDIGMMLVSADGGENWAEHKLPAEMALLWVRGVSAAPGDHAVVAGANGLTARFDRGEVLLQKGDG